From a region of the Zingiber officinale cultivar Zhangliang chromosome 4B, Zo_v1.1, whole genome shotgun sequence genome:
- the LOC121976032 gene encoding uncharacterized protein LOC121976032, with protein MDSLRNSKKLQYDSAETRNVATRPAEFLKQNPSSRALNYSIQTGEEFSFEFMRDKNVSRSPCIPNISEHQITSSSSVDLRQRRAISNAAGLQTVSDSPISATEKRELCKEMQKKVFLETKNSDQVALTRTVSHASAGSNSTYRGFNMRYASLKSTPTRVKSLCSYGGKFLPRPSDGKLRYVGGDTHIIQLSKDMPWKELMKRAKRMFNQTQTIKYQLPGEEIDALVSVFCDEDLQHMIDEFIVLEYNQIEQKPRMFLFSSDDNAHVTLGTMEGDSETQFLAAINGFDVAEKTSSCDVLIRTSASGMDQSLIFSVELDEVKRKNKAETPYSSIHHHDNFSSDENGIQFSSSVPSNYELLIHHQQDADKKEVTPQSEQKFSSPVQLHDVSVSHLQLEALYGTPAPDFISPNHHMKHLETRVSLPLDVLSAIKSSPKELPQPCICSRVTTGCSDNKPTVVGLDTEDPLSMLSRAFYKDQMTSKQEKIEFQLSNSKDQIGYQRPTHEQFSYQKKELGEVLHSLPEEDMVTESGNLTIAGKSPKSNQSSIRDELRENQRYRASVPVIQTNRIELESTMSRSDNSVSFMQSENSSYSESNQEDVTLAYDLASNDNKKVKMGYQFQQQFDKNSRNSSSSMDDEKDPLNQGRIWNASDRTRSIDSSSSDGKTSISKVYSQELVGDGSDAVKQASLPLILGSIQKQKERTAVVPQGNCSPSPKEHSHHLNSSNSQFIYEIGSISIPKVKSAKEFSNLSTSSTHGIINDLKMPSNECQSPLMNLCHDELTSEEPTLKKQPHETPFLMKVSSLEHRDLGMKNPHVDFDEVESSLANVGEHLRTALTEYEEIASDIKEVNDPGPDTSTEIPSLRNLQRINNEDLEELRELGAGTFGTVYHGKWRGTDVAIKRINRSYFIGHSSQTEKMISGFWREVGILSKLHHPNVVAFYGVVMDEQGGTMATVTEYMTHGSLKHVLRRKERHLDFRKRLLIAMDVAIGMEYLHSRNVVHFDLKCDNLLVNFKDSSRPICKVCDFGLSKMKLHTMVSGGVRGTLPWMAPELLYISSNKVSEKIDVYSFGIVMWEILTGKEPYEDMHYGEVIGGLLHNTLRPIVPGSCDKDWRILMEQCWAVDPEQRPTFTQIASHLKSMYKGHQIRE; from the exons atGGATTCTTTGAGGAACTCCAAAAAGCTCCAGTATGATTCAGCAGAAACTAGAAATGTAGCTACTAGACCTGCAGAGTTTCTGAAACAAAATCCTTCTAGTCGCGCTTTGAATTACTCTATTCAAACTGGTGAGGAGTTTTCATTTGAATTCATGCGAGATAAGAATGTTTCCAGGAGTCCTTGCATTCCAAATATTTCTGAACATCAAATCACTAGCTCTAGTTCTGTAGATTTAAGACAAAGGCGAGCCATATCTAATGCAGCCGGACTTCAAACTGTTTCAGATTCTCCCATTAGTGCCACTGAAAAAAGAGAATTGTGCAAAGAAATGCAGAAGAAAGTATTTCTTGAAACCAAAAACAGTGATCAGGTAGCATTAACAAGGACAGTATCTCATGCCTCAGCCGGAAGCAATAGTACTTATCGGGGATTTAACATGAGGTATGCATCATTAAAGAGCACACCAACAAGAGTAAAATCTCTTTGCAGTTATGGTGGTAAATTTCTACCTAGACCCAGTGATGGAAAGCTGAGATATGTGGGAGGTGACACACACATTATCCAATTGAGCAAGGATATGCCCTGGAAAGAACTcatgaaaagagcaaaaagaatgtTCAATCAAACTCAGACAATCAAGTATCAATTGCCAGGTGAGGAAATTGATGCTCTAGTGTCTGTATTCTGTGATGAAGACTTGCAGCATATGATTGATGAGTTCATTGTTCTAGAATACAATCAGATAGAACAAAAGCCCAGGATGTTCCTGTTCTCCTCAGATGATAACGCACATGTCACTCTTGGCACCATGGAAGGAGATTCTGAAACTCAATTTCTTGCAGCAATCAATGGTTTTGATGTAGCTGAGAAAACTTCGAGTTGCGATGTTTTGATAAGAACATCAGCTAGTGGGATGGACCAGTCCCTTATTTTTAgtgttgaacttgatgaagttaaAAGAAAGAACAAGGCTGAAACTCCATACTCTTCCATCCATCATCATGACAATTTCAGCAGTGACgaaaatggaattcaattttctTCATCTGTGCCATCTAATTATGAGCTGCTGATCCATCATCAGCAAGATGCTGACAAAAAGGAGGTGACACCTCAATCAGAACAAAAATTTTCTTCACCAGTGCAGTTACATGATGTTTCAGTTTCACATTTGCAACTTGAAGCACTCTATGGTACTCCAGCACCAGATTTTATATCCCCAAATCATCATATGAAACATTTGGAAACTCGTGTATCATTGCCACTTGATGTCCTTAGTGCAATCAAGAGCTCTCCTAAAGAACTTCCCCAACCTTGCATATGTTCTAGAGTTACTACTGGATGTTCTGATAATAAGCCTACAGTAGTTGGCCTTGACACTGAAGATCCACTCTCAATGCTGTCAAGAGCATTTTACAAGGACCAGATGACATCAAAGCAGGAAAAAATAGAATTTCAGCTATCCAACTCTAAGGATCAAATTGGTTATCAAAGGCCAACACATGAGCAATTCTCCTATCAGAAAAAAGAACTAGGTGAAGTTTTACATTCTTTACCTGAAGAAGATATGGTTACTGAGTCTGGTAACTTAACCATTGCTGGAAAATCTCCAAAATCTAATCAATCCAGTATTAGGGATGAGTTGAGAGAAAATCAGAGGTATCGAGCTTCTGTTCCAGTTATCCAAACAAATCGGATTGAGCTTGAATCTACAATGTCGAGATCAGATAATTCAGTTTCTTTCATgcaatctgaaaattcaagttaTAGTGAAAGTAACCAAGAAGATGTTACTTTGGCATATGATTTAGCATCCAACGACAACAAGAAGGTTAAAATGGGCTACCAGTTTCAGCAGCAGTTTGATAAAAACAGTAGGAACTCAAGTTCATCCATGGATGATGAGAAAGACCCTTTAAATCAGGGTAGGATCTGGAATGCATCTGACAGGACCAGAAGCATAGATAGTTCCAGTTCTGATGGTAAGACAAGTATTTCCAAAGTGTATTCACAAGAACTGGTTGGTGATGGATCAGATGCAGTGAAACAAGCATCTCTGCCATTAATCCTTGGAAGCATTCAGAAACAAAAGGAAAGAACTGCAGTTGTTCCTCAAGGAAATTGTTCTCCTTCCCCTAAAGAACACAGCCACCATCTAAACTCTAGTAATTCTCAGTTTATCTATGAGATAGGTTCCATTTCAATTCCGAAGGTTAAATCTGCTAAAGAGTTCTCTAATTTAAGTACCTCCAGCACCCATGGTATCATAAATGACTTGAAAATGCCAAGTAATGAATGCCAGTCTCCTCTTATGAATCTCTGCCATGATGAGTTAACCAGTGAAGAACCTACACTTAAAAAACAGCCTCATGAAACACCTTTTCTGATGAAAGTCTCTTCTTTAGAACATAGGGATCTTGGCATGAAGAATCCTCATGTTGATTTTGATGAG GTGGAGAGTTCCCTGGCAAATGTCGGAGAACACTTAAGAACAGCTCTTACGGAATATGAG GAAATTGCTTCTGATATAAAGGAAGTGAATGATCCTGGTCCTGATACTTCCACGGAAATCCCAAGTCTAAGAAACTTGCAG CGAATTAATAATGAAGATCTTGAGGAACTGCGGGAACTTGGTGCTGGGACATTTGGAACTGTGTACCATGGAAAGTGGAGGGGCACAGATGTGGCCATTAAGCGGATAAACAGGAGTTACTTTATAGGTCATTCGTCTCAGACAGAAAAAATG ATCTCTGGGTTTTGGCGTGAAGTCGGTATCCTGTCGAAACTTCATCATCCAAATGTTGTAGCCTTTTATGGTGTTGTGATGGATGAACAAGGAGGAACAATGGCAACTGTGACAGAATATATGACCCATGGATCTCTCAAGCATGTTTTACGACGCAAGGAAAG GCATCTTGATTTCCGTAAGAGGCTGCTAATTGCTATGGATGTAGCTATTGGCATGGAATATCTGCATTCGAGGAATGTTGTACATTTTGATTTGAAATGTGATAACTTGCTTGTAAACTTCAAGGACTCATCAAGACCTATTTGTAAG GTATGCGATTTTGGATTGTCGAAAATGAAACTCCACACTATGGTTTCTGGTGGTGTGAGAGGAACACTTCCATGGATGGCTCCAGAGTTGCTCTATATTAGTAGCAACAAAGTTTCTGAAAAG ATCGATGTATATTCATTTGGCATTGTCATGTGGGAGATTCTCACGGGTAAAGAGCCTTATGAGGATATGCATTATGGAGAAGTAATAG GTGGTCTTTTGCATAACACATTGAGGCCAATTGTGCCTGGTTCATGTGACAAAGATTGGAGAATTCTAATGGAACAATGCTGGGCAGTTGATCCTGAGCAAAGACCAACATTCACACAAATTGCCAGCCACCTAAAATCAATGTACAAAGGCCATCAAATCAGGGAATAG